A single Ketogulonicigenium vulgare WSH-001 DNA region contains:
- the hspQ gene encoding heat shock protein HspQ, whose translation MQTRRAKFHLGQIVRHRVHQFRGVVFDVDPEFANSEGWYQSIPEDIRPRKDQPFYHLLAESAESYYVAYVSEQNLVLDPTGDPVDHPDVPNMFGHLTDGVYALQVQLN comes from the coding sequence ATGCAGACGCGGCGCGCTAAATTTCATCTGGGGCAGATCGTTCGGCACCGCGTGCATCAGTTCCGCGGTGTGGTCTTTGATGTGGACCCCGAATTCGCCAATTCCGAAGGCTGGTATCAGTCGATCCCCGAAGACATCCGCCCCCGCAAAGATCAGCCGTTCTATCACCTGCTGGCCGAAAGCGCCGAATCCTATTACGTCGCCTATGTGTCCGAGCAGAACCTGGTGCTGGACCCAACCGGCGATCCCGTTGACCATCCCGATGTGCCCAATATGTTCGGCCATCTGACGGATGGAGTCTATGCGCTGCAAGTGCAGCTAAACTAA
- a CDS encoding lytic transglycosylase: MSRTIRALLLVILVAGCGSREFSAPRNLDDACSIVAQRPQYLRAFQQTERTWGIPVAVQMAIIYQESKFIGNARPPHQYALGVLPIGRQSSAYGYSQALDGTWDDYLASSAGRSRAQRHEIRDATDFMGWYMTATTRELGIPLNDTRNQYLAYHEGRAGYRRGTHNSKAWLVRIAAELEGRAIMYDAQLRSCGRI; this comes from the coding sequence ATGAGCAGAACCATTCGAGCCCTGTTGCTTGTGATTCTTGTCGCAGGCTGTGGGAGCCGTGAATTCAGCGCCCCCCGGAATCTGGACGACGCGTGCAGCATCGTTGCACAGCGCCCGCAATATTTGCGTGCCTTCCAGCAGACCGAGCGCACATGGGGCATTCCGGTCGCCGTGCAGATGGCGATCATTTATCAAGAGAGCAAGTTCATCGGCAATGCACGCCCGCCGCATCAATATGCGTTGGGTGTCCTGCCGATCGGGCGACAATCCTCGGCCTATGGCTATAGCCAGGCTTTGGATGGCACGTGGGATGATTATCTGGCGTCTTCTGCGGGCCGATCACGCGCGCAGCGCCATGAAATCCGCGACGCGACCGATTTCATGGGCTGGTATATGACCGCCACCACGCGTGAATTGGGTATCCCCCTGAACGATACGCGTAACCAATATCTGGCCTATCACGAGGGCCGCGCCGGTTATCGCCGCGGCACCCATAATTCCAAGGCATGGCTGGTGCGTATCGCCGCCGAATTGGAAGGCCGGGCGATCATGTATGACGCCCAGCTTCGGTCTTGTGGCCGGATCTAG
- a CDS encoding GAF domain-containing protein, whose translation MTVDYTELAKTVAALVEGETDAVALMATLSCEVHHADDRFNWTGFYRVTAPEMLKIGPYQGGHGCLQIPFSRGVCGAAARTGEVQLVPDVEAFPGHIACSSSTRSEIVLPVRDGAGHLIGVFDIDSDLPDAFTQADADALQALLDRTFAAV comes from the coding sequence ATGACTGTCGATTATACCGAGCTTGCCAAAACCGTCGCGGCGCTGGTCGAAGGGGAAACAGATGCGGTTGCGTTGATGGCGACCCTGTCTTGCGAAGTGCATCACGCGGATGACCGTTTCAACTGGACGGGTTTTTACCGTGTCACCGCCCCCGAAATGCTGAAAATCGGCCCCTATCAGGGCGGTCACGGCTGTCTGCAAATCCCTTTTTCGCGCGGGGTTTGCGGTGCGGCGGCGCGCACCGGCGAGGTGCAATTGGTGCCGGATGTCGAGGCCTTTCCTGGCCATATCGCCTGTTCCTCCTCGACCCGCAGCGAGATTGTGCTGCCGGTGCGCGATGGCGCGGGCCATCTGATTGGCGTCTTTGATATCGACAGCGACCTGCCCGATGCCTTTACACAAGCCGACGCCGATGCGCTGCAGGCGCTGCTGGATCGCACCTTCGCGGCGGTGTAA